From one Oxyura jamaicensis isolate SHBP4307 breed ruddy duck chromosome 15, BPBGC_Ojam_1.0, whole genome shotgun sequence genomic stretch:
- the YWHAH gene encoding 14-3-3 protein eta, giving the protein MGDREQLLQRARLAEQAERYDDMASAMKSVTELNEPLSNEDRNLLSVAYKNVVGARRSSWRVISSIEQKTMADGNEKKLEKVKAYREKIEKELETVCNDVLALLDKYLIKNCNDFQYESKVFYLKMKGDYYRYLAEVAAGEKKNSVVEASEAAYKEAFEISKEHMQPTHPIRLGLALNFSVFYYEIQNAPEQACLLAKQAFDDAIAELDTLNEDSYKDSTLIMQLLRDNLTLWTSDQQDEEAGEGNN; this is encoded by the exons ATGGGGGACcgagagcagctgctgcagcgaGCCCGCCTGGCCGAGCAGGCGGAGCGCTACGACGATATGGCCTCGGCCATGAAGTCG GTAACTGAGCTGAATGAGCCTCTCTCAAATGAGGACAGAAACCTGCTCTCTGTAGCCTACAAGAATGTAGTTGGAGCAAGACGATCTTCCTGGCGTGTGATCAGCAGCATAGAGCAGAAGACTATGGCGGATGGGAATGAGAAGAAGCTGGAGAAGGTCAAAGCCTATAGGGAGAAGATAGAAAAGGAGCTTGAGACGGTCTGCAATGATGTTTTGGCTCTTCTCGATAAGTACTTGATCAAGAACTGCAATGACTTCCAGTATGAGAGCAAGgtcttttatctgaaaatgaaaggagatTATTACCGCTACTTGGCAGAAGTTGCTGCTGGAGAGAAGAAGAACAGTGTAGTGGAAGCCTCAGAAGCTGCCTATAAAGAGGCCTTTGAAATCAGCAAAGAGCACATGCAGCCCACTCACCCAATTAGGCTTGGGCTGGCACTCAATTTCTCGGTGTTCTACTATGAAATCCAGAATGCCCCCGAGCAAGCCTGCCTTTTAGCCAAACAAGCCTTTGATGATGCCATAGCAGAGCTGGACACACTAAATGAGGATTCCTACAAGGACTCCACTCTCATCATGCAGTTACTTCGAGATAACCTCACTCTGTGGACGAGTGACCAGCAAGATGAAGAAGCAGGAGAGGgcaataattaa